GAGAACGCGAGGTCCGTAACGGTCTGCATGCGCTTGGCGATGCCGGGCGGCCCGACGATCGTCAGGTCCGTGGACCTTGGCGCGAGTTCGGCGTACTCGAGGAGCAAAAACGGCAGGCCAAAGTAGTGGTCGCCGTGAAAGTGACTGATGAAGATGACCTCGATCGCGCCGGCGTCCTTGCCCAGCTTCTTGAGATGGGGAAGGAGCGTCGGCGGGGCGTCGAACAGGTAGCGGTCGTTCGCGAGGAACGAACTCCAGTAGCGCGTCGGTGCGAAGGCGTTGCCGGTGCCGATGAACGTGAGGTCAAGGGCCATCAGGCGGCGACGTACTCACGGTGGACGCCATCGAGGAAGCGCCACAGCGCGCCGGCGCACTCGCGCGCCGTGCCCAGCACCGCTTCGCGCTCCGCAGCATCGTCCGTGTGCCGCCGCACCATGCCGGCGCCGACTTCTGCGTGGATCTCGTCGGCGCCGATGTGTACCTCGAAGAATTGCAGGCTGCGCTCATCTTCGATGCCGTAGAACTGCTTGAGGCCAGCGATCTTCGTCTTCGCGACTTCGGGGACCTGCGACTCGTACACGTAGAGCGCCGCGCAGGCCTCGGCGAAGGAGCGGTTCATCGTGGCATCGCGAAACGTGCCGACGAGGCTCGTGGTTTCGGCGAGCGGCGCCGACGTCTTGATGGCATCGCGATCGGCGCCGACGCCTTCGCCGAAGCGAAGCCAGAGTTCTGGGTGGTTCTCATCGCCGCGCTCTTCTTCGATGAGGTTTTCGAGCAGCTCCTGGCGGTCGGGCTGATTCGGACAGATGGCGTGGGCGGCGCTCACGTATTGCGGGAAGGCGAGCACGTGGTGCCAGTACTGGGAGGCGTAGCCGCGCAGGTGGTCGAGCGTGAGATCGCCTTGCTGCCAGGCCTGGTAGAAGGGGTGCTTGAGCAGGTTGCGCTCTTCGATGATCTCGCGGATTTCGTCGATGATATCTGCGGTGGCGACCATGGCGTCCTCTTTCGTTCGTCGTGGCTTCCCGGACAGGGGTGTTATAGGGGAAATCCTCGCTTGGCACGAGGCAGTGCCAAACGCCGAACGACTGCGCCTGCCCCATCATTTGATCGTACAATTGGCACCAACTGAAATGACGAACAACCCGACAACACCCGAAGCTGACCCTGCATTCCACTACCCGCCCGACCTACTCAACCTCCTGGTTGACGCTATTCGGCGTCTCTGCCGTTCCAAGTCCGACGTCTTGGTCTTCTTCAGCGGAGCTGGAACTCCGACTTCTCTGACCGTCGATCTCGCCGCCCAAGTCGCTACGGATAAGGACAGCATCTCGAAGGCTGAGATAGCCCGAATGATCCTCACACGACTCAACGCGAAGGGAGATGTGTTTCTGAGGCAGCGCCGGGAAATCTTGAAGCGCGTGACTCAATGGGAAGACTTCTCGACCTGCTGGGAGACCGACCGATTGGAAGCGATGGGACTTGTCAGCAGCGTCAGACGGGTTGTCAATGTGCACGACTCATTCACTCGAATCAATATAGAACGGGAGCAGGAACAAAGGGCGCGTCGGGCCGAACAGCGCATTCGACAGGAGCAAGCCGAGGCTCGGCTTGTGGCTCTCCGCGAAACATCCCGAGATTTGGCCGCACTCTTCCGGATAGATGATGCGCACAAGCGCGGAAAGGACCTTGAAGGCGTCCTAAATCGTCTCTTCAAACACAGCGGAGTCCTCGTGCGAGAGGCTTTCACGCTGCGCGGGTGGAACGCCGAAGGCGTAATCGAGCAAATCGATGGCGTGGTTGAAATCGACGGTGAGATTTACTTGGTGGAAATGAAGTGGCTGAACCATCGCGTCGACAAGGCTGATGTTTCTGAGCAACTGGTGAGGGTTTTCAGTCGCAGCGATGCGCGCGGATTGATTATTTCAGCTTCGGGATTCACGGATCCGGCGATTACGACCTGTCGCGAAGCACTTCATAACCGCGTTGTCGTGCTGTGTGAGCTGGACGAGCTAGTTCATGTATTGGAAGCCGAGCGCGACGTTAGGGAGTTGCTGAAATCTAAAGTCAACGCCGCGATATTGGACAAGAATCCGCTTCATCGACCGCTCGTGTGATTGCCGCCCCTCAAACGATTCGTCGTATTTGCAAGCCTTCGATTCGGCCTTGTTGCAGTCGCGTGAGCACGGTCTCGATACCGTAGGTCGAGAAGATAGCGGAGGTTGGCATGGGCGGGAAGCTCCCGATCGACCGGGCACGTGAGTCGCAGCATGACCCGCGACAGCTCGAAGAGCAGAAGCAGAAGCTCGCGGAGAAGGAAGCGAAGTTGCAGCGCAAGGCGCGCGAGTATGACGACGAAACGCCGGCCGACGAGGGCGCGCGGCCGCCGGATGAGGACGAAGCGTAGATGAACGATCTGATCCACAAGCTTGCGGAGGTGGACGCGGGCGCGCTGCCATTTCTGAGCATCTACCTGGACGTGCGGCCGGAGGCGACTGGACAGAAGCCGCAACTACGAGAGGGCCTGCTGGTGTTGGAAGATCGGCTGCGGGAGATCCGCCGCACCTTCTTGCCGCGGGGTGAGGATCTCGACTCGTTCGACGCGGACGCGGCGAGCATCAACAGGTTCGTCGAAGAGGAGATGCAGGCATCGACGGAGGGGGTGGCGATCTTCGCGTGCAACGGGCTGGGCGTGTGGGAGGCCGTCGAGGTGGGGACGCCGTTCGAGATCCAGGTGACGGTGGCGTCGCGGGCGGACCTGTACCAGTTGGCGAAGTTGGAAGATGAGTTCGAGCGCGCGGTCGTCGGCGTGATCGACACGAATACGGCGCGGCTCTACGCGTACGAGTACGGCGCGCTCGTCGAAGCGGGCGGACCGGACGATGATCCGGTGCACTATCGGAAGCGCGCCACGGGCGGCTGGTCGCAGGCACGGTATCAGCGGCACATCGACAAGCACCGCAAAGACTTCACGGAAGAGATCGTGCAGGCGATCGACGACCTGGTGGCGCGCGAGGACGCGCATCATGTCGTGCTCGCGGGAGACGAAGTCGTGATGTCGCACCTGAACCGTGCGATGCCGAAGCGGCTCGCGGAGAAGGTGACGGGCGTGTTCCAGGCGGACATCCGGGCGAACGTGAACGAGATCGCGGCGGAAGTGGCGCCGATCATGGAACAGGCGGAGCGCGAGTCGGGGATGTCGGCCGTCGAGCGGCTCGTGGGGGAGGTGCGGCGCGGCGGGCTGGGTATTGCGGGCGTAGCAGCGACAGGGCGCGCGCTCGAGAACGGGCAGGTGGACACGCTGGTGATCGACGAGCAGACGTTGGGCCCTACGGAGCGCAAGGAGATGGTGCGGCTCGCGGCCACCACGGCGGCGGAGGTCGAGGTGGTTCAAGACGCCGCTCCGCTGGCGGAGATGGAGGGCGTGGGGGCATTG
The Dehalococcoidia bacterium DNA segment above includes these coding regions:
- a CDS encoding CADD family putative folate metabolism protein is translated as MVATADIIDEIREIIEERNLLKHPFYQAWQQGDLTLDHLRGYASQYWHHVLAFPQYVSAAHAICPNQPDRQELLENLIEEERGDENHPELWLRFGEGVGADRDAIKTSAPLAETTSLVGTFRDATMNRSFAEACAALYVYESQVPEVAKTKIAGLKQFYGIEDERSLQFFEVHIGADEIHAEVGAGMVRRHTDDAAEREAVLGTARECAGALWRFLDGVHREYVAA
- a CDS encoding restriction endonuclease, which produces MASSFVRRGFPDRGVIGEILAWHEAVPNAERLRLPHHLIVQLAPTEMTNNPTTPEADPAFHYPPDLLNLLVDAIRRLCRSKSDVLVFFSGAGTPTSLTVDLAAQVATDKDSISKAEIARMILTRLNAKGDVFLRQRREILKRVTQWEDFSTCWETDRLEAMGLVSSVRRVVNVHDSFTRINIEREQEQRARRAEQRIRQEQAEARLVALRETSRDLAALFRIDDAHKRGKDLEGVLNRLFKHSGVLVREAFTLRGWNAEGVIEQIDGVVEIDGEIYLVEMKWLNHRVDKADVSEQLVRVFSRSDARGLIISASGFTDPAITTCREALHNRVVVLCELDELVHVLEAERDVRELLKSKVNAAILDKNPLHRPLV
- a CDS encoding Vms1/Ankzf1 family peptidyl-tRNA hydrolase; this encodes MNDLIHKLAEVDAGALPFLSIYLDVRPEATGQKPQLREGLLVLEDRLREIRRTFLPRGEDLDSFDADAASINRFVEEEMQASTEGVAIFACNGLGVWEAVEVGTPFEIQVTVASRADLYQLAKLEDEFERAVVGVIDTNTARLYAYEYGALVEAGGPDDDPVHYRKRATGGWSQARYQRHIDKHRKDFTEEIVQAIDDLVAREDAHHVVLAGDEVVMSHLNRAMPKRLAEKVTGVFQADIRANVNEIAAEVAPIMEQAERESGMSAVERLVGEVRRGGLGIAGVAATGRALENGQVDTLVIDEQTLGPTERKEMVRLAATTAAEVEVVQDAAPLAEMEGVGALLRYRL